The proteins below come from a single Candidatus Limnocylindria bacterium genomic window:
- a CDS encoding tetratricopeptide repeat protein yields MGRLARGLSSVLLSLLLVGCGLGTSGATPAPGSTGSDALSQGLAAHTAGKLDEAIPLYFQALSKDPSNKFALFNLGQIEHTKNHLVSAEAWYRLALQSDNAMPSALYNLALVRQAVGDSIESASLLRSLIRIDPNNALAHYNLGISLRSLGQNADATTEFATAQRLDARLVTPTGSPARPSPTR; encoded by the coding sequence ATGGGAAGGCTCGCGCGCGGTCTGTCGAGCGTGCTGCTCTCGTTACTGCTCGTCGGCTGTGGGCTCGGCACCAGCGGGGCCACGCCTGCCCCGGGCTCGACCGGGAGTGATGCGCTAAGCCAGGGCCTTGCGGCCCACACCGCGGGCAAGCTCGACGAAGCGATCCCCCTCTACTTCCAGGCCCTCTCGAAGGATCCGTCGAACAAGTTCGCCCTCTTCAACCTCGGGCAGATCGAGCACACGAAGAATCACCTCGTCTCAGCCGAAGCGTGGTACCGCCTCGCGCTTCAGAGCGACAACGCGATGCCGTCGGCGCTCTACAACCTCGCTCTCGTCCGTCAGGCCGTCGGTGACTCGATCGAATCGGCGAGTCTGTTGCGTAGCCTCATCCGGATCGATCCGAACAACGCCCTGGCGCATTACAACCTGGGTATCTCACTCCGCTCGCTCGGCCAGAACGCCGACGCGACGACCGAGTTCGCGACGGCGCAGCGCCTAGACGCGCGCCTTGTCACTCCGAC